TGGTCGATTTCCTTCTCAGCCGCATCGATTTTATTATGAAGGCGGTATATTTTAGCCAAGCCATACTCGCCGGAGCAAAATAATACCGCTATGAAAACCGCTGTTGTCAGAAGGAGAAAATTTTTAAATCTTTTTGAAAGCGTTTTCCGATTAATTTTTTTCAGAAAATCCGTCGATATTTCAGGTATCCCAGTCAATACTACCTCCGGTTATGATAAGCTATAAAATGCGCCCTTGCCAAGAAATTATAGTTGGCATACATCCATATTTCAAAAACGTACTGCTTCAAATTGTGGTTGGTGTACGTCCCCGTGTACCAACAAGCCTTTGATATGTAAATACAATCAAGCATTACCATCTTCCAGTTTGAGCCAATTGTGGTTGGTGTACGTCCTCACGCGCCAACCCGCGTTTATTATAGACTGCAAACGACATTTTGCGCAAATCAATATCAGCCAGCTATCATTTAAACTACAATTTATAATGCGATACCTGCGCTGATATAAAAAATCGGTCCAAAATCAAGATAGGTAATGCCTTCTTTGCCGCCATAGGGTTGTGTAGCAAAACCTATTTCACTAAACAAAATATAAGATGAAGAGTAAAGATATTGTATCTCTATACTTGCATTTAGTCCCATACCTTGCGCATTATCAAGTTTCAGTCCGCAATCCGCAGTAAAATCGAAAAAGAACTTCCTGTAACTGATATTAAGTCCCGGTTTAATTGCCCACCTGGGATTCAGAATAAACCGCGGTTTAAATGAACCTCCTATTTCAATAATGGAAACATTATGGGTTGCTATTTCATCGTTGTGTTTTTTTTCTTCTATTCCGCTATATGAATACTGTAAATATAACCCGGCTGACAGTTTAGGGCTAAGATAAGAATCAATAAAACCCTTAATCATAAACGCCCCGGTTGTTTGAAAATTATTTGGCGCATCGGAAATATTGATATCTCCTCCGAACAGATAACCTGCTGAAATTCCATATTCATATGTTTTGTTTTGCAATATTGAATTTGGTTCATCTGCCTTGATGTTCGTAAAAATTAAAAAAATTAGGAATACAATTAATAAAAGATTTTGCTTAACATTTTGATAGCTATTTCTGTGGTTGGTGTACGTCCTCGTGCACCAACAAGCCTTTGATATATAAATAAAATCAAGCATTACCATTTTCCATTTTGAGCCAACTACAATCCTTTTCAATTTCAATAAACCCTTTTTCATCCAATAACCAATCACAAGCGCTGGAGTATTTCCAATCAATAGATTCCTCTATAAATCCATCCTTCACCGGATTATTATGAATATAATCCAATTTAATTTTAAATTGCTTTTTCCGAGTGAATAATCAAATCATCAAATCTACGTATCCAAAGGTTAAATCTATCTTTTTGATATAATACATTCTTGAATTTACCAAGGTCAAGTTTTTTTATTCTTCTGGAAATCAAACTCTTAAAAGCTTGCATAAATTTTGATAGGATTGTTATATCGCGAAATCCCAAAAGCAGATGTACATGGGATGGCATAATCACATAACCAAGAATAGCGACATTGAAGAGATTTGCTGTTTCTTTAAGTTGCACAATAACTTCAGTCGCGGCTTTATCCGATTTGAATACGGGAACCCATTTAACTACGGTTGTCGTCACGAACGCTGCGGCGGGACCTGTGATATTTATTCTTGTTACCGGCATTGAGTT
This Candidatus Zixiibacteriota bacterium DNA region includes the following protein-coding sequences:
- a CDS encoding septum formation initiator family protein, which gives rise to MTGIPEISTDFLKKINRKTLSKRFKNFLLLTTAVFIAVLFCSGEYGLAKIYRLHNKIDAAEKEIDHLKAQAVDYQWEINKLKSDSQYIKLYASEIYGYAKENQTIIQFLPSPDDTLK
- a CDS encoding transposase, giving the protein MPVTRINITGPAAAFVTTTVVKWVPVFKSDKAATEVIVQLKETANLFNVAILGYVIMPSHVHLLLGFRDITILSKFMQAFKSLISRRIKKLDLGKFKNVLYQKDRFNLWIRRFDDLIIHSEKAI